A stretch of DNA from Campylobacter gracilis:
CAAACGAGGCGATGTCGCACGACGAAACCACGGGCCGAGCGGGCTTTACGGGCGAAGATCCGTCAAAGCGCGCTTTTTATGCAGGCTATAATGCCGTCGTGAGGGAAAATTTATCCTATAATTCAAGCGATCTAAAAAGCGCGATCGACGGGTTACTCAGCGCGATTTACCATAGATTTGCATTTTTGGATTTTGCCTCGGATGAGATCGGCATCGGTTATTTTGAGCATGGCAAAAAAAGCAGCTACGTTTTTGAGATGGGGAATTCGCGCCTCAACGCCTTTTGCTCGCAAAATTTAAACGACGAAGGAAGCGGCAAATTTCTACTTGGGATGTGTAAAAACGAAACGCTACGGATGAGGGAGGATAAGTTCAAAAGCGCCACAGCGCTGAACTCGCGCCCTTACGTCTATTACCCGAACGACGAGCCCGCGCTTGCGTTTTTCAGCAATGAAATTCCAGATCCCATGCCCGAGTGCAAAATCACCGCAAACCCAGTAAGCGTGGAATTTAATGCCGAGGAACCGCCCGTAGCGATGAAAAGTTTTAAAATTTACGAAGGCGGCAGGGAGCTTCAAAACGTTAAAATTTTAGACAAAAACTCCGATCCTAACGCCATTTTAAGCGATAGGCAGTTCGTGCTTTTCAGCAGAGATGTTTTTAAATTCGACGCCAAATACGGCGCGGAGTTTAATTACGAGCAGAGCGGCAAGCAAAAGACGCTACGGTGGGAGTTTATCACGCAAGCGCCTAAATTTAGATACTTCGTCGTGCAAGGCGGAGAAAATCTAAGCGTAAAAAACGGCGCGTTTTATGATATATTCGTAGCCCCCAAAGACTGCAACGATTTGATGAAAAGCTACAAAACCAGCTACTCCTTTATGGATAAGCCCGAAATTTCAAGCCCCGCAGCGAATATGCTGCGCGTAAAACTAAACGGCGCAAAGGGCGCGAAGCTTGAAATTTCAACGGGTAACGGCGCGATAATAAATCTATATTTAAGCGACGACTCCAAAAGCTACGGCGGCATGGGTAAAATTTACGCCGCAATCGCGGTGGTTTTGACGGCGATCATTTTGTTTTATCTTTTGGCAAGGCGCAGAGGGCGATAGGCGAGACCTATTTCGCGACCTCTGTTTTTGCTTGCGCGCACAGGGGCGCATAATGCCTGTCTAGCGTGAAATTTAATGCAGAGCCCTGCTTTTAAATTTCTAAATTTCATCCCCGTTTATCTCATCCGCAAGCTTTAAAATTTCAGCCTGCACGGCACCTGGCGCATAGATATCCATCCACTCTATCCCATTCGAAGCGCTAAAAAGTACGGCGATCTGCCCCTCGCTCATCGCGCGCTTGGCAAGCTTGGTCGCTGCGGGGCTGTTGCCCATATTTGGCGTTTCGTCTATGTTTATCTCGGCACAGCTGCGTAAAATAGGCGCCAAATCAAACTCTCCCTCGAACAAAATAATAACCGAGCCGCGCCTAAAGCTGCAGGCGTTCCAAAAGATCTCGGCGCCGTTTACGCATTCGCGCGAGAGATCAAGGTGAAATTTACCCCGCTCGCGCACGAGAAAACTAAAGTCGCTTAAGTTTAGCGGGTGCTCCACGCTGCCGAAGGCTCCCACTATACTATCTTTGCGGCCGTTATAGACGTAGGCGGCGAGCGCATTTTGCAGTAGCGGCGCGATGATCTGATCATGCGCGCTGTATGGTCGTCCTCTCTGGCGCGGCCTGGGATCTTTACGAAAAACGGTTTGAAATACTCCATAAACGCTCCTTAAATTTGTAAAATTTGCTCGCTTTTGCTTTTAAATTTAGTGCTCGCGGCGTTTAAATTTAGCCTGCCGTCGCCGCATTTTCGGCTCGTTTTTCAGACGTCGCCGTTTAAATTTTAATCTTGTATCTGCTATCGCAGCTCCTTGCGCTTATGTATCGTTTTTACGCCTATCAATACAACCTTAAGGCGGTTTAGATTTTACACAAAATACTTGCGCGCAGCATCCTTACTCTCAAAGGGGCTTACGCTCAGCTCGTTGCCGTCTATGAGCAGGGTGTAGCTGCGCGCGGCGTCCGTTTTGGCGTATGTTAGCGCCAGCCTCGCCGCAAGCTCTCTATCCGCCTCGCTCGCGCCCCTGCTTAGCAGGCTTAGCGCGCCCACGACGTCGTCTTTAAATTTTATCTCGCTAAATTTTGGATTTTGCACTGCGGCAAGCTTTTTGTTGTCGCTCTCATCCCGCCCGATTATTAGCTTGGCGCCCTCAGGCAGGCGCAGATGACGCCCGAATTTTAAAATTTCGGCGTCCGCGGGCGTTTCGATCTTTTCAAATTTTATCGCATCCTTGATCCGCTCGCTGAAGCTCTGCACGGTCAGCAGACAGCCTCCCGCAGGCGTTTCGTAATCCTCAAAGCCAAACTCCGCCGCTAGCTGCATCTGTCTAGCCCGTCCGCGCCCGCTGATGTCAAGCAGCGCGCCCCTATCAACCCAGCTCTTGATCTCGGGCGTCGTGAGCGGCAGCAGCTTCGCGCACAACGGACGCAGGATCAGCCCCTCCTCATCGCCGCTAAGCCCGCCGACCTGAGCTAGAGCCTGCGCGCGCTGGCTCATCGGGCGCTGTCCGAGCACCTCGCCCGTGATGATGAAGCTCGCCCCTTCGCTTTGCAGCATCGCAAGCGCGGTCTTAAACATATATCCGTGGCAGTCGATGCAGGGGTTGAAGTGCTTGCCGTAGCCATATTTGGGACCAAAAAGCACCTGCTGCAGATATTCGCTTCTGATATCGACGCTTTTAAAATTCGCCCCCGCGGCTGCGGCTCTGCGGCGCATGATCTCGCTCTTATCGTCCTTGCCGCCAAATCCGATATCCATATTCAGCGCGAGTACCTCGATGCCTTGCGAGACGATGAGTTTGACCGCGAGCATGGAGTCAAGCCCGCCGCTAAAGAGCGCCAATGCCTTCATTTCGTTCCTTTACTTGAGTTGATTGATCTTTTTTTGATACTCTAAGATCCGCTCGATCTTGTCGGGCGCGTCGGAGTTTTTAAGCTTTTGCATCAGATCTTGCAGGGCGTTGCGGCGTAAAATTTTGCACGCATCGTTAAAAAGCGCCGCGCCGCCGATCGGCAAAATTTCATCATCCAGCGCAAGCGCACGCAGATTTTCGCGGGCTTCGCTTTCGGCGTTTTGAATATTTTGGGCGCTTTGAGCGCTTTGGATATTTTGAGCGGCGGCTTTACTCTCGCCTTGCTTTGCTACGTTATTTACTTTTTGCTTCTCGCCGCCGTTTGCGCCCTGCTGCGCGGAACCTTTTAAATTTACGGTGCCTGCGGAGCCTTGCCTGTTAAAATTTTGCTCGTTAGAATTCTCACTACTTTTTAAATTTACGCTCTCACCCAGGATAATTTCTCCCGCGCCGCCCGCGGTAAAATTTTCGGAAGCGCTATCTACATTGCCGTCCTCGCCCGCGATGAAATTTTTAAAATTCCCGCCGCTACGAGAGAAAGCCAAAAACGCCTCGAAAATATCGCCGTGCATGCGAAAATCGCGCCGCTCCAAGCAACCGAGCCCAAGCTCCGCCATCTCGCCATCGAGCAGCATCGATTTTATGATCTGAAGCTCCGCGATCTCCTTGCGGCGCAGTAGCGTCCGCCCGAGCCTCGCCGAAGCCGCAGGCGGCGCAGAGCTTTCATAGCGCGCCGTGTTTTGCGCGCGATCAAAATTTCCGCCGTTTAAGCTCCCACTCGCACCGTCCCTGCCGTCTGCGTTGTGCCCTCCGTAAGCGCCGAAATCGCGAGAGCCGAAGCTCCCGCTCTCGTTAAAATTTCGCCCCTCAAAGCCCGCGCCGAAATTTTTACCGCCGCTAGAGAGATTGAAAGAGCCGGGCGAGACGTTTAAAATTTGCGCCACTAAGCTCTGATAGGACTCGGCTAGCACGGGGCCGAGCGCCGCGGTAAATTCTTTGATCTCATTTAGCGCCGCTTCTTTTTGCACGGGGCGAGCGAGGTCGTATTTTTTAGCGATTCTTCGGATCAGAAACTCCCCGCTCTCCATGCCACTAGCATAAATTTGCTCTAGCTCGCGCACCTTGCCCGCCGCGATCATATCCGCAGGATCGGCACCGCCGCCGATTATAGCGACGCTTGAGTCGATCTTATTCAGACATAAAAGCCGCGCCGATTTTATCGCCGCATTGATGCCCGCGGCGTCGCCGTCGAAGCTAAGCACGACGTTAAGCTCCGCGCGCTTTATAAGCGGCAGATGAGCAGGCGTCAGCGCCGTGCCGAGTACCGCTACGGCGTTATCGATGCCCGCTTGATGCAGCATGATGACGTCCATGTAGCCCTCGGTGATGATGAGGGTTTTTTTAGCGATCGCGCTTTTTTTCGCAAGATCGAATGCGTAGAAAATTTTAGATTTATCAAACAGCGCGCACTGCGGCGAATTGACGTATTTGGCTGGGTTATCGCTTATCGTGCGACCGCCGAAGCCCACGAGCTTACTCGCGTGGTTGTAGATCGGAAAGGTGATGCGCTCGATGAAGCTTGCATAAAGCCCGCGCTCGTTTTGCTTTACCGCGCCCGCATTTAGCGCATCTTGCGGCGGAATTTCTTCGTTTTGCAAAACCCTGATCGTCTGCGCGCTAGCTCCTGCGTAGCCAAGGCCGAATTTACGAATGCTTTGATCGCTTAGACCGCGATCGTGCAGGTATTTTACGGCGGCGGGATTTTGATAAAGGCAGCTTTGGTAGTAGGCGTTTAAAATCCCGAGCACCTTCTTCTCTTCGCTGCGCTCCTGGACTTTGGCGCCGGTGTATTGCAGCGCGAAATTATACATCCCCGCAAGCTTTTCGACCGCTTCTGGAAAGCTTATCTTTTCGTAATCTTGGATAAATTTAATCGCGTTGCCGCCCGCTTTGCACGAAAAGCAGTGAAAAATTCCAAGCTTGGAGCTCACGCTCATGCTTGGGTGCGAATCGTCGTGGAAGGGGCAGACGCCCACGAAATTTGCGCCGCTGCGCTTAAGCGGGACATATTTTTCTACGACGTCTACGATATCTACGGTAGCCAGCAGATTTTCTATGCTTTCGTTTTTAATCATAAGCGAAATTATACCCGCACTTTGCTATAATTGCCCTTTATTTTTGCGACGAGGTTTGATTTGGATAATTTTTTCTTAGACGATCGCGACCCGATTTTCGGGCTTATCATGCTGATAAGCATAATCTTACTGGTGTCGATTCTAAGCTACATTTGGGGAGTTTTTTCTAAAAAAAACGAGAGGCAGAGCCTAGAGAATTTTATCAAAAAATTTGACACCCTAGACGCGCTTAGCACCGAGCACAGACAGCTTTTGGCAAGCCCGCAGATAGACATCCCGACGCTTGGAATTTTAGCTAGCTCTTTCGTCAAAAGCGGCGACTTCGAGCGCGCGATAGAAATTTATCTAATCGCGCTAAGTAAGGCTAGCGGCGGCGTGCAGAGAGAGTTTATCCTTACTAATCTTGGTATCGTATATTTCAAAGCGGGCTTTTTAGGGCGCGCCGAAGAGGTGTTTTTGCAAGCGCTGAAGCTGCGCCCCAGAAACAAAGAGGCCCTTACGCATCTTACGGTGATTTATGAGCGGCTGAAACGCTTTAATGAGGCGCTTGAGGTGCTTGACGCGCTGCGCGAACAGGACACCGAAGTATATGCTCAAAGCCAGTTCGAGCGCGCTCAGATCATCGCAAACGACGCCAATACGCCGTTTAATAAAAAGATCGCTAAAATTTCAAAGCTAAATTTCAAAGGCGCGGGGCGGTTCTGCATGGAGCTTTTTATCAAAAATAAAGAGCCTATGGATGGCTTTGACCGCTTCCCGCCGATCGAGCAGGCGATCGATCTGATCTATGATTTCGGTGCAGCGGTAAATACGCAGGATGCGGAGTATAACGCCCTTTTTTACGCGCTTGGAAGAAGCGATCAAAAGCCGCGGAGCGCGAGTAAAATTTTTGAGATCAACGCGCTTATGGCCATGAAGGATGCGGGCTTTGAGGACGCCGGGCTTAGCTTTAGCTACACCTGCGCGAAGTGCAAAAGCTCGGTAGGGCTTTTCTCGCACCGCTGCCCGGTCTGCTACGAGCTAGGCAGCATGGAGATCAGAGCGCAAATTTCGGAGAAAACCGGTGAAATCGGTCAAACTTTTTAGCGACGGCAGCTGCCTTGGAAACCCTGGAGCTGGCGGCTGGGCTTACATACTGCAATACGGCGACGCGATAAAAAAGGCAAGCGGCGCAGAAGCGATGACGACCAATAATCAAATGGAGCTAACCGCCGCTATAATGGGGCTTAGCGCGCTTAAGCAGCCCTGCCGCGTCGAGCTTTTTACCGATAGCGAATATGTCGTTAAAGCGATAAGCTCCTGGCTCGCAAAGTGGGTCGCTACCGATTTTAAGGGCAAGAAAAACGCAGATCTGTGGCGCAGATACCTTGCGGCGGCGGCGCCTCACGAGATCAAAGCCTCCTGGGTCAAGGGGCATGCGGGACATCCGCAAAACGAGGAGTGCGATGCTATGGCTCGCGCGGCGGCGGAAGCGATAAAGGGCTAAAATTCTGCGGCGAAGCTTGCGGTTGCGCGGATTAAGCATGGATTTGCCCGCGTTTGCTTTGCACGCAGAGCCGCTTCGGCGTAAATTTTATTGCCCGAAGCCGGTTTTAATGCGTTCGCTCACGCAATCGAGCTCTTGTATTTGAGGGCAGGCGTGTTTTTGGCGAAGATTAAATTTACGGCGAGCGAGCTTTAGCGCGGCTTGCGTTAGAATTAGCGGGCTACGTTTAAATTTTATTCGCCTCAGATCGGCGTCAGTGCGTTTCATTCGCTGCGTTGGTGCAAATTCAGTGCTGGCTGTGCTCGCGTTCGCTTCGCTTGCGCAGGTTTTGTTCGCACCGGATACCGTTTGCGTGCGAGCCGACGCGGATTTCGTAAAATTTTATAATAAAGGGCAAAGATGCAAAATTTAGAAAAACTGCAAGAAAAACTGGGCTATAAATTTAAAAACCAGACCCACCTCAAGATCGCTCTTACGCACAAAAGCGCCAAAAACGGGCACAACAACGAGAGACTGGAATTTTTAGGCGATGCGGTGATGGATCTGATCGTGGGCGAGTATCTTTTCAAAAAATTTAGCAGCGACGAGGGCGATCTGAGCAAGCTGCGCGCCGCACTCGTGAACGAAAGCAGCTTTTCTAAATTTGCAAAATTTTTGGGCATCGGCGAGAACCTGAATATGTCGCTGTCCGAGGAGCGCAACGGCGGGCGCGAGAAGCCATCGCTGCTTTCGGACGCCTTTGAGGCGATAATGGGCGCCGTCTATCTTGAGAGCGGGCTGCAAAACACCGCCCGCATCGCGATTGCAATCTTAGAAATCCTCTATCCGCGCATCAGTTTTAACGAGCTTGTGCGAGACTACAAAACCGCGCTGCAAGAGCTCACACAGGCAAAATTCGGCGTCACGCCCGAATATATCCTTTTAGGCTCGAGCGGCCCCGATCACAAGAAAAGCTTCGAAATGGCGGCGCTTGTTGGCGGCAAGTGGCTCTCATCCGCCGTGGGAGCTAGCAAAAAGGAGGCCGAGCAAAAATGCGCGCAAATCGCGATTGATCTTTTACAAAACAGCGCCTCGCACGGCACTAGCGCGCAAAATAGCGAGCAAACAGCATGCGCCAGTGACGCACAAAGCGGCGCGAACTGCGCACAGGATGGCAAAAAAGGCTTACGAGGCGGTAGCGGACGGGCGCAGGATAGCAAAAAGGGCGAGCATAATAATCGAGGTGGCACGCCGAGCGCTAAAAAAAGCAATGAGCGAAACGGGCGTGATACGGATAGACAAGGCGGCGGCGAACAAGGAGGCGCGCTATGAATACTTTCGGCGAGAGATTGCGCCTTAGCACCTTCGGCGAAAGCCACGGCACGGCGATAGGCGGCGTTTTGGACGGATTGCCGGCTGGTCTGGAGATCGAGATTTCAAATATACAAAGCGAGCTTGATCGCCGCAAACCGGGCGGCAAATACGCTACGCCGCGCAAAGAAGCCGACGAGATCGAAATTTTAAGCGGAATTTTTGACGGTCGCAGCACCGGCGCGCCGATCGGATTTATCATCCGCAACGCAAACCAGCACTCGAAGGATTACGAAAATCTCAAGGATATTTTCCGCCCCGCACACGCCGATTTTTCGTATTTTGCCAAATACGGACTGCGCGATTACCGAGGCGGCGGGCGGGCAAGCGCGCGCGAAACCGCCGTGCGCGTGGCTGCCGGAGCGTTTGCGCAAATCCTGCTAAATCACTTTAAAATTTCCGTAAAAAGCGGAATCTGCGGCGTGGGCGAAATTTACGCGGAAAATTTAGACTTCGACTTTGCGCAAAACAGCGAAATTTTCGCGCTCGATCCCGCTGTGGAGAGCGCGCAAAAGGAGCTAATCCTAAGCGTCAAAAATGCGGGCGATAGTATCGGCGGCTACGTGCTAACGCGCGTCACGGGCGTGCCTGCGGGGCTCGGCGAGCCGCTGTACGGTAAGCTGGATGCGGCGCTTGCGGGCGCGATGATGGGCATAAACGGCGTAAAGGCCGTGCAGATCGGTGCAGGAGTGAAGGCAAGTACGCTAAAAGGCAGCGAAAATAATGACTTTATGTGCGCTAGCAATGATGCGATCCGCACCAACGGCGGCAAGATCGGCGCAAATTTTGCGAGCAACAACGCAGGCGGGATCTTAGGCGGCATAAGTAGCGGCACGCCTATCGAGATAACAACGCATTTTAAGCCCACTCCGAGCATTTTCATGGCGCAGCGCAGCGTGGACGTGCGCGGCACAGACGCGGTCTGCGAGCTGCGCGGACGGCACGATCCGTGTATCGCCGTGCGCGGCAGCGTCGTAGCTACCGCAATGGCGCGGCTGGCGATCGCCGATGCGCTGCTGCTAAACGCGAGCGCGACGCTAGGGAATTTGAAGCGAATTTACGGCGAGGATTAAATTTAAAAGAGTCGCCCTTTAAATTTTGCGAAATTTCATTAAATTTAAGGGCCGAGCGATGAAATCCCCGCGAGCTAGGCGGGCAAATTTTAAATTTACGCGGTAGACCTATCGCGACAAGGAGGGCAAATGAGACTTGAGCGTATCGGCGAGGGCTCGGCACTGATCGCGCGCATAGAGGCGATCAACGTCGCGGCGTTCCCCGAAATCGAGCGTATCAGCATAAAAAATTTCTTAAAAATGTCGCGCAAAGGACAGCTTGAAATCGCGGCGATTTTCGAGGATTTTACTGCCCTGGTCGCTGGCGGCGCGGCTGATAAACATCACGCGGCGGCGGGTAAGAGCTTTGAGGTATCAAATTTAACGAGTAAAAATTTCAAAGTACAGGCGAACGCAAGATCAGAAGCGCTAAATTTGAAGCGAGATCGAGACGGCGGGTGCGACGATGCGGCGCATGAGAATTTTAAGGCGGCGAATTCAAAGAGCGAAAATTTTAAAACGGACGATCTGGCTGGTAAAAGTTGCGGTATGCAGGGCGCAGCGAACGAGAATTTATGCGTGCGCGGGCAAAATTTCGGCGCGACGGATCGAAAATACGGCGCTTTAGACTGGAATTTTGATGCGGCGAATTTGGGCGCTTCGATTCAGGACCTTGAAACGGCGGATCAAAAATTCGGCGCCGCGGAGGCGAGCTCGCAAAATACGGATCAGAGTTGTGGCGCAAGGACCTCCGCTCTTTCGAACGTTATAAATTCTATCCACGATGAAGCGGCGCAGCGAGATTTTTGCGGAACGGCGGGGCAAGACTTCGTAAGCTGCGCGGCGCAAAATTTAAACGGCGAGGAGCTCGTTGGGTTTTGCGTCTATAGGACCGAGCAAACCTACAAGCGCGCGGTTTTGCACCACAAACAGCCGCCGCCTCGATTAAATGCGGATAAAATTTTAAAATCCAAAGCCCATAGCGGCGCGGAATTCGCTTGTAATGCGGGATCTTTCGGCGCTGCGAGTAATGAAATTTCAGATTTAAGTGCTGGCGACGGGACTTTGGGCGCGGGCCAAGGGCTAGCGAGCGATAATATAAAACGTGCGGACGGCGATTTAAAGCAGGCAAGTGCGGAAGAAATTCTATATCGCGGTGCCACGACAGATAAAATTTCAAATGTGAGCGCGCACGGCAAAATTCTACCGAGCGCCACGGAGAGCGAAATTTTATCCGATGCCGCAAGGGGAAAGATTTTGTGCTACGATGAGAGCGAGATTTCGCACCGCGATGAAAGTAAAATTTCGCGTTGCAAAAAAAGCGAATACTCAAGCGGCAAGCAGGGCGAGTTTTTTTATGTAGCGTACCTTGCGATCGATACGAAATTCCGCGGGCTAGGGCTTGGCTCAAAGCTGCTCGCGCTCATCACCGAGCAAAATCCGCGCGCGCAAATCGTCCTTGACGTCGAGCCGCCGCACGAGGATGCGTCCAATCTCGCGCAGCGCCTGCGCCGCATAGAATTCTACGGCAGGCACGGCTTTAGACGCTGTGGCAAGTTTTTCAACTACGCGGGGCTGAGCTTCGAGATCCTTGCTAAGCCGCCGCTAAGCGCGCCGCAGCAGGGGTTTGACGTAGCGAGCTTCGTGAAATTTATCGGCGCGGGCAATAAATTTAGATTTAAAATCACCGACGCGCCGCTATACAAAAACTAATGTAAAAGCCCGAATTCAGCCTCATCTGCGACGATACGTTTTATAGAATTTTCTCCGTAGCGATCCTTGCGTTTTTTTGCATTTTTATCTCTTTGGACATCGGTGGATCGGGGGAGCTGTTTTACACGGACAGTCCGCTACGCTCGCAGCGAGCCAAATCTAGCTTGACGATCGTTTTTGTGTTTTTAGCGTTACTTTATCTGCGAAGCGGTAGCAAAGAGGCGGCACGCGTGGAATTTGACGAGCTTAAAATATCCTTTCGCAGAGGGCTAGACAAATACGATCTTATGCTTGGATGCGTCGATCTGATAGAGCTGTCGCTCGGCTTCGTGCGGACGTTTCGCGTGCCGTTTATAAGCTACGAGCGGTTTTTGAAACTGCAAGAAATTTTAAAATTCTTGCTTCTTTTCGCATACGTCGCGGGCGTGTTTTTGACGATCAAATTCGGCTTTGCCGAGGCTGCGATCTATGCAGCGGCGGGCATTTTTGCGATTTTGATCGCTTCAAAGCTCGTAGTCGCGCGAAGGCTAGACGGACGAGTGGGGCTACGACTGCGCGACTGCCTGCTACTGCGCGGGAGGGACGATACGGGCGCGGTGGTATTTTTTTGCATCCGTCCTAGCCGCGCCGAGCGTGAGGCTTTACGCATATATTTCTTGAAAAATTTCAGCTACGACATTAAGGCGTGAAATTTTTCGGTTTTCAGCGTAAAATTTAGACCCGCGGGGTAGAATTACAAAAATTTTTACACGGAGCAAACAATGAAAAATTTCTTTCTAGCCGCAATAGTTTGCGCGCTTTTTAGCGGTTGCGCATACGAAGCGCAGTTTAATCAAAACGCCGATGTGGCGCCGTTTGATGACACTATAAGCGCGACTAACGCCATGCAAAGCGCGCTCATTTATATCCCTAGCGAGCTAATGGGGACGAAAAGCTACGCCGCAAGCTCGAAGCTAGGCAGAGACGATGAGCTTAAAATCGATGTCGGCGAGTTCGTCGCAGGCGAGGCAAAGCGCTTCTTTGGCACCTACCTAAGGCGCGTGAGCGTCACCGACGACGAAAAAGCGCTGCAAGGCAAAGGGCTCGTCATCGCACCCGAGCTTAGCTCATTCGGCTTTGGCTTTTACAGCTCCGACGGCATCGACGTTTCGGCAAAGCCCTATGTGCGCTACAATCTACGTCTAAAAATGTTTAAAAACGGAAAGCCGATCTACAACCAAAATATAGCCGTAAACGAGCGCAACTTCGGCGAGGAGGAATTCTTCGGCGGCGGTCAGGGCTCATACGCGCAGATCGGCGGGATCTTTCAAAAATCTATGGCGAATGATTACGCCGTACACGCTAGAGAGATTTTGGACGTAATCAACGATAACTAATCGTGCTCGCGCCTTTGTGCGTGGTAAGCGGCATCTGGTCGATTATTTTTGCCCGCCGTCTTGTGGTAGAATTTGTCGCGGCGATCTTACGGCATGCGCTTGCGGATCGTTGCGCATAAGCTCTATCTAGCGATATAATTAACATGGCTTTAAAGCTCCCATAGACGCGTTTTCTTGCGGGATTTACTCATTTGCGGCATTAAATCCTTTTGATGCCGAGTTTGCCGGCGCTCTAGGCATCAAATTTAATCCCGCAAGCTGGGTTAAATTCCGTAAAATCACGTTATGAAATTAACTTGGTAGCCCATATTTAAGTGCAGTAAGCCGATAAATTCCGCACTTTGGCATATCGCCTAATTCCGTTTTTTAGGGCTAAGCTCCGCAAATAAACTTTTCATGTTCGTTGCTGCACTTGTATAAAATTCCATATTCGCGGCACCAAGCTGTGATAATGTTCAGCTCAAAGCGGTCGTGGAAGGTATCAATAAGAGTGCGCCGATGCGAGTCGACGAGATTACCACATTAACGGGTGCTGAGTGCAAGGATGGTAGCTTCATCTATAACTACGAGCTAAATGACGGCATGGGAATGAAATTTGACAGTGTCGGAAATGATCAAAAAACCGTGATACAAAATGTCATAGATAGCCAAAATAAGCAAATTTTTTGCAATCAGATGAAGGTAATGCATCCGCTAATAAACAGCGCGATATGGAGCTATAAGATAAAAAGTGGCGAAGAATTTATAAGGGTAGAATTTAAGCCTAGCGACTGCAAGTAGGGCTTGCGCGAGATTTAAAATTTAGCGCGGCGTGAGCCTTTGCCTGCTCGCCCGCGCCGAATTCGCTTAAAATTTATCCGCTTCGCTTTCGATTTCGCCTGTGCAAAAGTAACATGTTAAAATCTCTGCTTGACTTTTACTGCGCCGCCGCGTATAGCATGGCGCGGATCAGCGTGTATTTCGCCATCACAAAGCGCTAAAACGCGCCAAGTCCTTTTTAAGCCGCGATCTAATGCGTCAGGTTCTGCCAGTGGCGTTTTTCATTAAAATTTGACTATTTCACGCGGAATTATATCTATGTAGCAGCGCAAACACCGCGTAAAGCTTTCGCGCGAAATTCTATAATTTGCGCGGAATTTTATTTGAAACAGCATCATAGATTTTGGGTCAAAATTTTATGATTTATTACGCTGCATTTGCAGCGATAAAATCTTGCTAAATTTTATCCGCGACCTGCTCGCATAAAATTCTGCGTCAAACCATAAGCTTGCTCACAAGCTTGTAGATGTGTCAGCCGCCAATGTGCCGCCACACAAAACGCGACTCATCAAATGCCTCGCTTGGGTTTTAAAATTCACCGTTCGCAGCTATTTTTATCAAGCTTTAGCTGTATCGGCGGCAAGCCCTCTATCTCGTAATTTAACACCATCGTTTTGCCAAGCTCCCGCAGGCGCCGCGAAAAAT
This window harbors:
- a CDS encoding CAP domain-containing protein, yielding MLKRALRLRLLGLGAICALFAACENTPSNLKQPLVAMSGFSFYDDPLSYINNVRAKSGLNYFAQNEILNISALNHAKYVVANEAMSHDETTGRAGFTGEDPSKRAFYAGYNAVVRENLSYNSSDLKSAIDGLLSAIYHRFAFLDFASDEIGIGYFEHGKKSSYVFEMGNSRLNAFCSQNLNDEGSGKFLLGMCKNETLRMREDKFKSATALNSRPYVYYPNDEPALAFFSNEIPDPMPECKITANPVSVEFNAEEPPVAMKSFKIYEGGRELQNVKILDKNSDPNAILSDRQFVLFSRDVFKFDAKYGAEFNYEQSGKQKTLRWEFITQAPKFRYFVVQGGENLSVKNGAFYDIFVAPKDCNDLMKSYKTSYSFMDKPEISSPAANMLRVKLNGAKGAKLEISTGNGAIINLYLSDDSKSYGGMGKIYAAIAVVLTAIILFYLLARRRGR
- a CDS encoding argininosuccinate synthase domain-containing protein — its product is MKALALFSGGLDSMLAVKLIVSQGIEVLALNMDIGFGGKDDKSEIMRRRAAAAGANFKSVDIRSEYLQQVLFGPKYGYGKHFNPCIDCHGYMFKTALAMLQSEGASFIITGEVLGQRPMSQRAQALAQVGGLSGDEEGLILRPLCAKLLPLTTPEIKSWVDRGALLDISGRGRARQMQLAAEFGFEDYETPAGGCLLTVQSFSERIKDAIKFEKIETPADAEILKFGRHLRLPEGAKLIIGRDESDNKKLAAVQNPKFSEIKFKDDVVGALSLLSRGASEADRELAARLALTYAKTDAARSYTLLIDGNELSVSPFESKDAARKYFV
- the dnaG gene encoding DNA primase; the protein is MIKNESIENLLATVDIVDVVEKYVPLKRSGANFVGVCPFHDDSHPSMSVSSKLGIFHCFSCKAGGNAIKFIQDYEKISFPEAVEKLAGMYNFALQYTGAKVQERSEEKKVLGILNAYYQSCLYQNPAAVKYLHDRGLSDQSIRKFGLGYAGASAQTIRVLQNEEIPPQDALNAGAVKQNERGLYASFIERITFPIYNHASKLVGFGGRTISDNPAKYVNSPQCALFDKSKIFYAFDLAKKSAIAKKTLIITEGYMDVIMLHQAGIDNAVAVLGTALTPAHLPLIKRAELNVVLSFDGDAAGINAAIKSARLLCLNKIDSSVAIIGGGADPADMIAAGKVRELEQIYASGMESGEFLIRRIAKKYDLARPVQKEAALNEIKEFTAALGPVLAESYQSLVAQILNVSPGSFNLSSGGKNFGAGFEGRNFNESGSFGSRDFGAYGGHNADGRDGASGSLNGGNFDRAQNTARYESSAPPAASARLGRTLLRRKEIAELQIIKSMLLDGEMAELGLGCLERRDFRMHGDIFEAFLAFSRSGGNFKNFIAGEDGNVDSASENFTAGGAGEIILGESVNLKSSENSNEQNFNRQGSAGTVNLKGSAQQGANGGEKQKVNNVAKQGESKAAAQNIQSAQSAQNIQNAESEARENLRALALDDEILPIGGAALFNDACKILRRNALQDLMQKLKNSDAPDKIERILEYQKKINQLK
- a CDS encoding tetratricopeptide repeat protein encodes the protein MDNFFLDDRDPIFGLIMLISIILLVSILSYIWGVFSKKNERQSLENFIKKFDTLDALSTEHRQLLASPQIDIPTLGILASSFVKSGDFERAIEIYLIALSKASGGVQREFILTNLGIVYFKAGFLGRAEEVFLQALKLRPRNKEALTHLTVIYERLKRFNEALEVLDALREQDTEVYAQSQFERAQIIANDANTPFNKKIAKISKLNFKGAGRFCMELFIKNKEPMDGFDRFPPIEQAIDLIYDFGAAVNTQDAEYNALFYALGRSDQKPRSASKIFEINALMAMKDAGFEDAGLSFSYTCAKCKSSVGLFSHRCPVCYELGSMEIRAQISEKTGEIGQTF
- the rnhA gene encoding ribonuclease HI, with product MKSVKLFSDGSCLGNPGAGGWAYILQYGDAIKKASGAEAMTTNNQMELTAAIMGLSALKQPCRVELFTDSEYVVKAISSWLAKWVATDFKGKKNADLWRRYLAAAAPHEIKASWVKGHAGHPQNEECDAMARAAAEAIKG